In a single window of the Microscilla marina ATCC 23134 genome:
- a CDS encoding DUF4296 domain-containing protein translates to MKNFIYTCIVVLIVACSNKKEIPKDIIPKKEMVNMLVDIHLEESKIDASRYLLRDSAQVAYFKAQVDIFKKYKTDSTRYYKSYDYYFENMNHMKDIYTEVAEKMKAMSDSVANTLKDSSSNKKKNKPKKKTPKVAKPLIEVKMIPNKPKANADKKK, encoded by the coding sequence GTGAAAAATTTCATTTATACCTGTATAGTGGTTTTGATAGTGGCCTGCTCTAACAAAAAAGAGATACCTAAAGACATTATACCTAAAAAAGAAATGGTGAATATGTTGGTAGATATTCACCTCGAAGAATCAAAAATAGATGCATCCCGGTATTTGTTACGTGACTCGGCACAGGTAGCTTATTTCAAAGCACAAGTGGATATATTTAAAAAGTATAAAACAGACAGTACCCGTTACTACAAAAGCTATGACTACTACTTTGAAAACATGAATCACATGAAAGACATTTACACAGAAGTAGCCGAAAAAATGAAAGCAATGAGCGATAGTGTAGCCAATACCCTGAAAGACTCAAGTAGCAACAAGAAAAAAAACAAGCCCAAGAAAAAGACTCCAAAGGTAGCCAAACCCCTGATAGAGGTGAAAATGATACCAAACAAACCAAAAGCCAACGCAGACAAAAAGAAATAA
- the thrC gene encoding threonine synthase — protein sequence MQLYSTQKQSKEVSFQQAIFQGLPPDNGLYVPKQVPTLPASFFDNIESLSLPEIAIEVTKALLGDEIPEADLERCVRTAINFDAPVKKLDEQVYVQELFHGPTLAFKDFGARFMAQLMGYWQTKQATDASATQTQDIHILVATSGDTGGAVAQGFYQVPGIKVVVLYPAGKVSPIQEKQFSTLGENVTAIAIDGTFDDCQKLVKQAFLNDELRNQLPLSSANSINISRLIPQSFYYFYAYAQLKHLGKKLVFTVPSGNLGNLCGGLLAQQMGLPVHGFVSATNKNNVFPQFLQSGEFTPHPSFATISNAMDVGNPSNFARIKEWLGDDYQAFEGKITGKYYNDEETKETIKKVFAHSQYVLDPHSAIGYRATQEYLANKDDDIVGVFLSTAHPAKFLEVVEQTIGQKLPIPEKLQEVMDNPNKNLTMSNSFEEFKAYLMKAFAEA from the coding sequence GCGATCTTTCAGGGGCTTCCGCCCGATAATGGTTTATATGTGCCCAAGCAGGTACCTACCCTGCCTGCTAGTTTTTTCGACAACATCGAATCGTTGTCTTTACCAGAAATAGCCATTGAAGTAACTAAAGCCCTGTTGGGCGATGAAATACCTGAAGCTGACCTTGAGCGTTGTGTACGCACAGCAATCAATTTTGATGCTCCTGTCAAGAAGTTAGACGAACAGGTATATGTACAAGAGCTTTTTCACGGACCTACACTTGCCTTCAAAGATTTTGGGGCACGTTTTATGGCACAACTGATGGGCTATTGGCAAACCAAACAAGCCACTGATGCTTCAGCTACTCAAACACAAGATATTCATATTTTGGTAGCCACTTCGGGCGATACTGGCGGGGCGGTAGCCCAAGGCTTTTATCAAGTACCTGGTATCAAGGTGGTGGTACTTTACCCGGCAGGTAAGGTGAGCCCTATTCAGGAAAAGCAGTTTAGCACGCTGGGCGAAAACGTGACCGCGATAGCCATTGACGGTACTTTCGACGACTGTCAGAAACTAGTCAAGCAAGCTTTTCTCAACGATGAACTAAGAAATCAACTACCGCTGTCATCGGCTAACTCCATCAATATCAGCCGATTGATTCCCCAATCGTTTTATTATTTTTATGCTTATGCGCAACTCAAGCATTTGGGCAAAAAACTAGTATTTACTGTGCCTAGTGGCAACTTGGGTAACCTATGTGGAGGGTTGCTTGCTCAACAGATGGGCTTGCCTGTTCATGGCTTTGTTTCGGCAACCAATAAAAACAATGTATTCCCTCAGTTTTTGCAAAGTGGCGAGTTTACTCCTCACCCGTCGTTTGCTACCATTTCTAACGCGATGGACGTGGGCAACCCCAGCAACTTTGCCCGGATCAAAGAGTGGTTAGGTGATGATTATCAAGCGTTTGAAGGGAAAATCACCGGGAAGTATTACAACGATGAGGAAACCAAAGAAACCATCAAAAAGGTGTTTGCGCATAGCCAATATGTGCTAGACCCTCACAGTGCCATTGGCTATCGTGCTACTCAAGAGTACCTTGCCAACAAAGACGATGATATAGTAGGGGTGTTTTTGTCTACCGCCCACCCCGCTAAATTTCTGGAGGTAGTAGAACAAACCATCGGACAGAAGTTGCCAATACCCGAAAAATTGCAAGAGGTAATGGATAACCCCAATAAAAACCTGACGATGTCTAACAGTTTTGAGGAGTTTAAAGCATACTTGATGAAAGCATTTGCAGAGGCATAA